The Pseudanabaena galeata CCNP1313 genome includes a region encoding these proteins:
- a CDS encoding sterol desaturase, with the protein MEVILEVTLELAKAIAATLLLLLLGDFFSTFFYHVPEHVFGKFHSIVHHGKNRSFLHYAVLTKNPLVLLDGMLGAVPYFIFTPWLWHLSAIGTIIGLLLGEFHVVWRHVSILEWKTPEPWKSWCDLLFITTPERHWLHHQNAFAAYGDIFSFYDFPAQRWLTFLRFVRRKFKHSNQMYV; encoded by the coding sequence TTGGAAGTTATTTTAGAAGTTACTTTAGAATTGGCAAAAGCGATCGCAGCTACATTGCTGTTACTTCTGCTAGGTGATTTCTTTTCAACATTTTTTTACCATGTTCCCGAACATGTTTTTGGTAAGTTTCACTCCATCGTGCATCATGGTAAAAACCGTAGCTTTCTACATTATGCAGTTTTGACCAAGAATCCTCTCGTGTTGCTAGATGGCATGTTAGGAGCAGTTCCTTACTTTATATTTACACCTTGGTTATGGCATTTATCAGCGATCGGTACGATTATTGGTCTGCTGTTGGGTGAGTTTCATGTGGTGTGGAGACATGTCTCAATCCTTGAATGGAAAACTCCAGAACCTTGGAAATCTTGGTGTGACTTGTTATTCATTACCACGCCTGAAAGACATTGGTTGCACCATCAAAATGCTTTTGCAGCCTATGGTGATATTTTCTCATTCTATGATTTTCCTGCTCAAAGGTGGTTAACTTTCTTGCGTTTTGTCCGCCGTAAATTTAAGCACTCAAATCAAATGTATGTGTAG
- a CDS encoding cell division protein FtsX yields the protein MVQNVVRFFTKIDYLLRETFLGLRRGGWMNWAAISTVAVLLFLFGASLQISWQLENVLGQLGSQLEISVYLDENVVGESMQPRLLLVDGVAAAKLIPKEDAWENLMKDLGKNDLNQATQQLGGNPLVDEFKVRAVSSDRVPDIAKRISGLKGVNEVWYTNEVVERIGQLRRALSNSSVAIVAIFTVIAIAVITTTIRLIVLARRREIEVMQLVGATAAWIYFPFVLQGVFFGVTGAGTAYLMLMLSLNLLGDAIINQPELIKSLTLGLTTDLRSQLILPAILVVFGSVIGVLGSLLAVRRFSFNS from the coding sequence ATGGTACAAAACGTCGTTCGCTTCTTTACTAAAATCGACTATCTGCTACGCGAGACTTTTTTAGGATTGCGGCGTGGCGGATGGATGAATTGGGCTGCTATTAGTACGGTGGCTGTGTTGTTGTTTTTGTTTGGCGCAAGCTTACAGATCTCTTGGCAACTGGAAAATGTATTAGGGCAACTAGGCAGTCAGTTAGAAATCTCGGTTTATTTGGATGAAAATGTGGTTGGTGAGTCGATGCAACCGCGCTTGCTGCTAGTGGATGGTGTTGCTGCTGCAAAGCTAATTCCTAAAGAAGATGCATGGGAAAATTTGATGAAGGATCTGGGTAAAAATGATCTTAATCAGGCAACACAACAACTTGGTGGCAATCCTTTAGTGGATGAGTTTAAGGTGCGGGCTGTGTCTAGCGATCGCGTGCCTGATATTGCCAAGCGGATCTCTGGCTTAAAGGGGGTCAATGAGGTTTGGTATACCAATGAAGTGGTGGAGCGCATCGGTCAACTCCGTCGCGCTTTGAGTAATAGCAGTGTGGCGATCGTGGCAATTTTTACGGTGATTGCGATCGCGGTTATTACGACGACGATTCGGCTAATTGTGTTGGCTCGACGGCGTGAAATTGAGGTAATGCAATTGGTGGGAGCTACGGCTGCATGGATTTATTTCCCATTCGTGCTGCAAGGCGTATTTTTTGGAGTTACGGGCGCTGGGACGGCTTATTTAATGTTGATGCTAAGTCTGAATCTTTTAGGTGATGCGATCATTAATCAACCTGAGTTAATTAAATCCCTAACTTTGGGTTTGACCACGGATTTGCGATCGCAACTGATTTTACCTGCAATATTAGTAGTCTTTGGTTCGGTGATAGGTGTATTAGGTAGTCTGCTAGCTGTACGTCGATTTTCTTTCAATTCATGA